The segment CGGGCACTGGCCGCGCTCTCCGGCGCGGGCTTCCTGGCGGCCGCCGCGCTGGCCCGCTCGGTCCGGGTGCACGCCGCCGGGCGGGACGCGCCCGGGACCGGACCCGCCGCCGGGGCGGCGGACGGCGGCGGGGCGCGGCGGCTGTGGGCCGTGCTGCTCGCCAACACCGTGTACGTGTTCTGCCTGAACGTGCCGGAGATCGCGGTCCCGCTGGTGCTGGTGGCGGCGCTGCACGCCTCGCCGGCCTGGCCGGCCGCCGTGTTCGTCGCCAACACCGTGCTGGTGGTCACCCTCCAGGTGCCGGTCACCGCCTGGGCAGCGGCCCGCTGGCCACGGGCGCGGGTGCTCACGGTGGCCGGGGCGGTGCTCGCCGCGAGCTACCTCGGCATCCTGGCGGCGACCCCGCTCGGGCCGCTCGCGGTGGCGCTGCTGACCGTCCCGTGCACCCTCGGCGAGATCCTCTACGCGGGCAGCGCCACCCCGCTGGTCACCGCGCTGGCCCCGCCCGGCGCGCTCGGCCGGGCGCTGTCCCGGCTCCAGTTCTCCACCGGCCTCGGCCTGGCGCTCTCCCCGGCCGTGATGACCGCCCTGGCGCCGGCCGTGCTCTGGCCGGCCCTGGCGGCGGGCACCCTGGCGGCGGCCGGCGCCGTCCACCGGGTCGCCGGGGGACCGGTACCGGCCGGGGGACTGGCCGGGGGACCGGCCGCCGGATGAAACCGGCGGGGCGGCGAAGTGAAAAGCGAACGGGCAAGCTGCGCACGGGAGTTCGACGGCCGCCGGCGCCGTAAGGGGACTTTCCCTCCCCCGCCCCGCGCTCGCTGACGGCGGCCCGGCTCGGCCCGGCGTTCCGGCAGCAGCGGAGCGTCACCGTGCCGGGCACCCCGAACCGGGCCCGGCTCTCCGCCTCCGGCAACCCGCCGTCCCGGACGGCGTTCGCGGTCAGCGGGCTCTCCACCACCGGGGGGGCAGCTTCGCCGCCGACGCCAACCGGTTCCACGCCACCGTCCCCCGGAATCCGCTCAACGGCCCGGGAACCGTGGCGGCATGGACCCGCGCCAGGCGGCGGGCGGAACGGGAGCCCGAGGTTCGAACCGGCCGCAGCCGGTCAGCGCTCAGCGCCTCCAGGCCCCGGCCTGCCGGTTCCGCCGGGCCAGGGCAGGACCACCATACGCCGCAGCCGTGCCACGACATCGAGGGCGTGGACCAGGCCGCCGCGCCCGCCGAACTTCCCCTCGGCGGGGCGAGGTTCGTGCTGTCCGGTGACCCGCCCGCTCCAGGACGCGGCCCAGCGGGTCCCGGAAGGCCACCCCGCCCCTGGCGTGCAGCACCGGCACCACCCGGCCCGCCAAGGCCGGCACCCTCTGCGCCGAGAGGCGCAGCGAGCGTCGGGCCGATCGCCCACGGCCTATCCGACGGCTCGTTCCGGAGCCACCGCGCGGGCCTCGAACAGCCCGTCACCACTCCCCAGCCCGCCGACCAACGGACTCGGCATCCGAGACGAGACCCCCGCGCCCCACTCGCCGCCCGGACCTACCCGGCGGGGGCTCCCGCCGACCGACGACACCCGCCTACCGGTCAGATACCGAGATAGGGGGCGATAGTGGCAGCCGTGGCCGCAGACCGCAGGTAGTTGTCGGCGTGATGGAAACGGTAGTGGGCGCTGACGGTGGCGGTGTGGTCCAGGGCGATCCCGTCGAAGAACCTGGAAAGCTTGGGCGGAACCGCGACGGGGTCACCGGGATCGGCGATGTTCACCCAGCGCGTCCCACCCGGCAGACCCACGCCCCGCAACTGCGGGCCGTCCGCCGGACGCGGCGCGGGGACGAGACGATCGAAGACCACGCGCGGCAGCGCCAGCGGCGAACCGAGCGTGAGGAACAGCTCAGGCCGCAACTCCGGATGGGCGTGCAGGGCCTCGTAGGCGACGACCGACCCCAGCGAATGCGCGACGACGACACGCGGCCGATGCCGGGCGATCCGCGCCGCGACCTCCTCACGCGCCGCGATACGCTCCGGGGCGTCCGCAGAACGCAAGTACGCGGCCACCTCACCACACACCACCCGGATGAAGACCGCCAGCGGCCCCTCCGCCAAGTCGAACCTGCGCGCCAACCACGAGGAGAACGCGCGCAACGGCACCGCGGCATGCCCCTGCGCCACCTCCTCGGCCAGCCCCAACTCCCGCGCCCACACGTCCAGAAACTCCTGCGCCAGCGGGTCGTCCAGGAAGTCGCCGCCCTGCCCGCCCTGGGCGACCGGCCCGGGGCGGAGCCGGTCCGCGTAGTACGCGAAGTCGACATCGAGCCGCTCCGGAGAGACGCCGAGGCCGGCCGCCAACTCCCTCGCCCAGGTGGCAGACTTCCGTGTGCGCTCCTCCTCCTTGCGGGTATCGGGGGTTTCGCCTTTGAACCTGTTGTGGATGCCGTGAACGGCGACGACCCGAAGCGGTGAAGCGGTCTCAATGCTGGTCAACAAAGCCTCCTGATCATGGGTTCAAGGCTGAGGGCAGCCACTTCATAGCCGAAGCCGACCACCACGATGCCGGCTGCGGTGATGGTGACGGCCTGTACCGCAGCCGGAAAGTGAAATGTGGTGAGGCAGGTGCCGGTGGTCAGGTCCCATACCCGCACTGACCGGTCGTTGCCTCCGGTGACGGCGTGCGGGCGGTTTCCCAGGACTGTCACTGCCACCGCGTTCACCCAGCGGGTGTGGCCGGTGAGTTCGCGGACTTGGGTACCGGTGCTAAGGTCCCATACCCGCACTGACCGGTCGTCGCCGGCGGTGACGGCGTGCGGGCGGCTTTCCAGCACTGTTACTGCCACCGCGTTCACCCCCCCTGTATGGCCGGTGAGTTCGCGGACTTGGGTGCCGGTGCTAAGGTCCCATACCCGCACTGACCGGTCGTTGCCTCCGGTGACGGCGTGCGGGCGGCTTCCCAGGACTGTTACTGCCACCGCGTTCACCCCGCCTGTATGGCCGGTGAGTTCGCGGACTTGGGTGCCGGTGCTAAGGTCCCATACCCGCACTGACCGGTCGTCGCCGGCGGTGACGGCGTGCGGGCGG is part of the Kitasatospora setae KM-6054 genome and harbors:
- a CDS encoding MFS transporter, translated to MTTARTPAAPPSPAVPSPTPAAPPSPAVPPPRPTFRLLVRSGGGPRYAAALLVDALGSGLLRPFLLLYGIEVLRLDAAAAGLAMTGGIVAGLACMPPLGRWLDRGARSSAVAAAMLVRVLGVAALLAAPTGGVALFTLAALFLGIGNQAWPAAHAALVTTVAAPGLRDTALAAARAVRNAGLGLGALLATVCLTGGAPALRALAALSGAGFLAAAALARSVRVHAAGRDAPGTGPAAGAADGGGARRLWAVLLANTVYVFCLNVPEIAVPLVLVAALHASPAWPAAVFVANTVLVVTLQVPVTAWAAARWPRARVLTVAGAVLAASYLGILAATPLGPLAVALLTVPCTLGEILYAGSATPLVTALAPPGALGRALSRLQFSTGLGLALSPAVMTALAPAVLWPALAAGTLAAAGAVHRVAGGPVPAGGLAGGPAAG
- a CDS encoding alpha/beta hydrolase family protein, giving the protein MTSIETASPLRVVAVHGIHNRFKGETPDTRKEEERTRKSATWARELAAGLGVSPERLDVDFAYYADRLRPGPVAQGGQGGDFLDDPLAQEFLDVWARELGLAEEVAQGHAAVPLRAFSSWLARRFDLAEGPLAVFIRVVCGEVAAYLRSADAPERIAAREEVAARIARHRPRVVVAHSLGSVVAYEALHAHPELRPELFLTLGSPLALPRVVFDRLVPAPRPADGPQLRGVGLPGGTRWVNIADPGDPVAVPPKLSRFFDGIALDHTATVSAHYRFHHADNYLRSAATAATIAPYLGI